From the genome of Thermoflexus hugenholtzii, one region includes:
- a CDS encoding AAA family ATPase produces MTKAIGLPNFSYYLPAARSGVLQGWRALTAEAVRRVSRWAGIEEIRVPALPGLIGEFLEELIHASEGLASEGLRRRSRVGEGASPFQSALEVLEGDLLKGTVDFSYPDGVPVPEIVYRTRVKRKKLEIPIQRASSTVGELAPLVLWIKYLLRPGGMLVIEEPEAHLHPENQRRVARALVRLVRAGVTVLCTTHSPLILHQVSNHILASRADPARRKELGFTEKDLLREEEVGAYLFRMREDGRGSEIQPLRIEPDFGIPEDEFVRVSEAIGEETYRLTGPLTVELGEG; encoded by the coding sequence GTGACCAAAGCGATTGGCTTGCCGAATTTCTCTTACTACCTCCCAGCGGCCCGTTCGGGGGTGTTGCAGGGATGGCGAGCTCTAACCGCTGAGGCTGTGCGCCGGGTCTCCCGTTGGGCCGGCATTGAGGAGATCCGCGTGCCGGCGCTGCCCGGCCTGATCGGAGAGTTCCTGGAGGAGCTCATCCACGCATCCGAGGGCCTGGCATCCGAGGGCCTGAGGCGACGGTCCCGGGTGGGCGAAGGCGCCTCTCCTTTCCAAAGCGCCCTGGAGGTGCTGGAAGGGGATCTTCTGAAGGGCACGGTGGATTTCTCCTATCCAGATGGGGTGCCTGTCCCTGAGATCGTTTATCGAACCCGGGTAAAACGGAAGAAACTTGAGATCCCGATCCAACGCGCCTCCTCCACGGTCGGGGAGCTCGCCCCCCTGGTCCTCTGGATCAAGTATCTGCTCCGGCCGGGAGGGATGCTGGTCATCGAGGAGCCCGAGGCCCATCTGCACCCGGAGAACCAGCGTCGGGTCGCCCGGGCCCTGGTGCGGCTGGTGCGGGCCGGCGTGACGGTCCTCTGCACCACCCATAGCCCCCTGATCCTTCATCAAGTCAGCAATCACATCCTGGCCTCCCGGGCGGACCCCGCGCGCCGGAAGGAGCTGGGGTTCACCGAAAAGGATCTGCTCCGCGAGGAGGAGGTGGGGGCCTACCTGTTCCGGATGCGGGAGGACGGACGCGGGAGCGAGATCCAACCTCTCCGCATCGAGCCCGACTTCGGCATCCCGGAGGATGAATTCGTGCGCGTCTCCGAGGCCATCGGTGAGGAAACCTATCGCCTGACCGGCCCCCTGACCGTAGAGCTGGGGGAGGGATAG
- a CDS encoding 8-oxoguanine deaminase: protein MTTLLVRHAEVLVTMDDARRRIPDGGLFARDGVIEQVGRTEELPREADLVLDARGMVVIPGMVNTHHHLYQTLTRVIAQNAKLFDWLRTLYPIWARMDAEAVYVSALVGMAELLRSGCTTTSDHLYLFPNGAKLDDEIRAAQEIGIRFHATRGAMSLGESRGGLPPDSVVEDEEAILKDMQRVIEAYHDPKPYAMCRVALAPCSPFSVTPDLMREAAAMARHYGVMLHTHLAETRDEEEYCLARFGKRPVAFAADLGWEGPDVWFAHMVHVNREEIAALARTGVGVAHCPTSNMRLASGVAPIRAMLDQGVKVGLGVDGSASNDSSHMLAEVRQAMLLQRVALERPDALTAEEALWLATRGGAAVLGRDDIGQLAPGKAADFAAWRLDRLDYAGALHDPVAALVLCQPRPADWVVVQGRVIVQEGHLLPVEEGRLIEQHNRIARRIVRGE, encoded by the coding sequence ATGACGACCCTGCTGGTGCGCCACGCGGAGGTGCTGGTGACCATGGACGACGCCCGGCGGCGGATCCCGGACGGGGGCCTCTTCGCCCGGGACGGCGTGATCGAACAGGTGGGGCGGACGGAGGAGCTGCCTCGGGAGGCGGACCTCGTCCTGGACGCCCGGGGGATGGTGGTGATCCCGGGCATGGTCAACACCCATCATCATCTCTATCAGACCCTCACCCGGGTCATCGCCCAGAACGCCAAGCTCTTCGACTGGCTGCGCACCCTGTATCCGATTTGGGCCCGCATGGACGCCGAGGCGGTCTACGTCAGCGCCCTGGTGGGGATGGCGGAGCTCCTCCGCTCCGGCTGCACCACCACCAGCGATCACCTGTATCTGTTCCCCAACGGGGCGAAGCTGGACGACGAGATCCGCGCGGCGCAGGAGATCGGGATCCGCTTCCATGCCACCCGTGGGGCCATGTCGCTGGGGGAATCCCGGGGCGGCCTCCCGCCGGACTCCGTGGTGGAGGATGAGGAGGCGATCCTGAAAGACATGCAACGGGTCATCGAGGCCTATCACGACCCGAAGCCCTACGCGATGTGCCGGGTGGCCCTGGCCCCGTGCTCCCCCTTCTCCGTCACCCCGGATCTCATGCGGGAGGCCGCGGCCATGGCCCGCCATTACGGGGTGATGCTCCACACGCACCTGGCGGAGACCCGGGACGAGGAGGAATACTGTCTGGCCCGGTTCGGCAAGCGCCCCGTGGCCTTCGCCGCCGATTTGGGCTGGGAAGGGCCCGATGTGTGGTTCGCCCACATGGTGCACGTGAATCGGGAGGAGATCGCCGCCCTGGCCCGCACGGGGGTGGGCGTCGCCCACTGCCCCACCTCCAACATGCGGCTGGCCTCCGGCGTCGCCCCAATCCGGGCGATGCTGGACCAGGGGGTGAAGGTCGGGCTGGGGGTGGATGGCAGCGCCAGCAACGATTCCTCTCATATGCTGGCGGAGGTCCGGCAGGCGATGCTCCTCCAGCGGGTGGCCCTGGAGCGGCCCGACGCCCTGACCGCGGAGGAGGCCCTGTGGCTGGCCACCCGGGGCGGCGCGGCGGTGCTGGGGCGGGATGACATCGGGCAGCTCGCGCCGGGGAAGGCCGCCGACTTCGCCGCGTGGCGGCTGGATCGTCTGGATTACGCGGGGGCCCTGCACGACCCGGTCGCCGCCCTGGTGCTCTGTCAGCCCCGCCCGGCCGATTGGGTGGTGGTCCAGGGCCGGGTGATCGTTCAGGAGGGGCACCTGCTCCCCGTAGAAGAAGGCCGCCTGATCGAACAGCACAACCGCATCGCCCGGCGCATCGTGCGGGGAGAGTAG
- a CDS encoding DUF429 domain-containing protein, which translates to MWAIGLDLAWSPRNPSAGVVLGWAEDHWEVVAWEAQLGADAEILAFLEPYLDAPCVIGIDAPLIVPNETGSRPCDRILASRFGRHHAGGYLVNRRWLRSFGGLRGEALRQALCARGLILEPPEAPRLPVRAVLEVFPHPAAVVLFGLRRILRYKRLGRDQWAQALRRWHQRLLTLEAFRPPVRWPEPWREPPRGGTRRMWKAWEDQLDAAFCAYIAGYVWFHGPAGYERIGDLETGLVIVPRRIDG; encoded by the coding sequence ATGTGGGCTATCGGGCTGGATTTAGCGTGGTCGCCCCGGAACCCGAGCGCCGGGGTGGTGTTGGGATGGGCGGAGGATCACTGGGAGGTGGTGGCCTGGGAGGCGCAGCTGGGCGCCGATGCGGAGATCCTGGCCTTCCTGGAGCCTTATCTGGACGCCCCCTGTGTGATCGGGATCGACGCGCCCCTCATCGTCCCCAACGAGACGGGTTCCCGGCCCTGCGATCGGATCCTGGCCTCCCGCTTCGGCCGCCATCACGCGGGTGGCTACCTGGTCAACCGTCGCTGGCTGCGATCCTTCGGAGGGCTGCGAGGGGAGGCCCTGAGGCAAGCCTTATGCGCCCGGGGGTTGATCCTGGAGCCTCCCGAAGCCCCCCGCCTCCCGGTCCGCGCAGTCCTGGAGGTGTTCCCCCATCCGGCCGCCGTGGTCCTGTTTGGCCTGCGACGGATCCTCCGGTATAAACGGTTGGGCCGGGATCAATGGGCGCAGGCGTTGCGACGGTGGCATCAGCGGCTGCTGACCCTCGAGGCCTTCCGGCCTCCAGTGCGCTGGCCGGAGCCCTGGCGCGAGCCGCCCCGCGGGGGGACCCGACGGATGTGGAAGGCGTGGGAGGATCAGCTGGATGCGGCTTTCTGCGCCTACATCGCGGGCTACGTCTGGTTCCACGGCCCGGCGGGCTATGAGCGGATCGGAGATCTGGAGACCGGCTTGGTGATCGTCCCCCGTCGGATCGATGGATAG
- a CDS encoding DUF309 domain-containing protein: MSGEWACCEEPLPEMVRHGLERFNAGEYFEQHEILEHVWRAERRPVREIYQGILQIGVACYQIQRGNYAGALKMLRRGLAHLRRAPDRCQGIDIARLREDAQRLLHELERRGPAGSSEPDPRWFLRVFFEG, from the coding sequence ATGAGCGGGGAGTGGGCGTGCTGCGAGGAGCCGCTGCCGGAGATGGTGCGGCATGGCCTGGAGCGGTTTAACGCCGGAGAATACTTCGAACAACATGAGATCCTGGAGCATGTGTGGCGGGCGGAGCGCCGGCCGGTGCGGGAGATCTATCAGGGCATCCTGCAGATCGGCGTGGCCTGCTATCAGATCCAGCGGGGCAATTACGCTGGGGCGCTGAAGATGCTGCGGCGGGGGCTGGCCCATCTGCGCCGGGCCCCGGATCGCTGCCAGGGGATCGACATCGCCCGCCTGCGGGAGGACGCCCAGCGCCTGCTCCACGAGCTGGAGCGCCGGGGTCCCGCAGGCTCCTCCGAGCCGGATCCCCGCTGGTTCCTTCGGGTGTTTTTCGAGGGTTGA
- a CDS encoding zinc-binding dehydrogenase, producing MKAVVMRRRGGPEVLQVEEVPTPVPGPGEVLVRVYACGLNHLDLYTRAGAQGRKAKLPHILGLEPAGEIVALGEGVTGWRVGDRVLVGAFIVCGTCEFCRAGMDNLCRQRKIIGVDRWGGYAEYVVAPAANLMRLAPHISYEAAAAVQAAFGTAWHMLVSRARIRPGETVLVLAAGSGIGTAAIQIARHFGCRVIATASSEEKLEKARALGADVLINYRQQPRFSLAVMEATGGRGADIVFEHVGSDTWKESVASLAFRGRLVFCGSTTGRWGETDLWGVFYKEAEILGSFGATRADFQAVMERVEQGIFQPVIDRVFPLEEAAQAHRDLEDRRVFGKVVLRIP from the coding sequence ATGAAAGCGGTGGTGATGCGACGGCGGGGAGGTCCGGAGGTGCTGCAGGTGGAGGAAGTGCCCACCCCGGTCCCGGGGCCGGGGGAGGTGCTGGTGCGGGTTTACGCGTGCGGTCTGAACCATCTGGATCTTTACACCCGGGCCGGGGCCCAGGGGCGGAAGGCGAAGCTTCCCCATATATTGGGCCTGGAGCCGGCGGGGGAGATCGTCGCCCTGGGGGAGGGGGTGACCGGATGGCGGGTCGGGGATCGGGTGCTGGTAGGGGCCTTCATCGTGTGCGGGACGTGCGAGTTCTGCCGGGCCGGCATGGACAACCTGTGCCGGCAGCGCAAGATCATCGGGGTGGATCGCTGGGGCGGTTACGCGGAGTATGTGGTGGCCCCGGCCGCCAACCTGATGCGTCTGGCCCCCCACATCTCCTACGAGGCTGCGGCGGCGGTCCAGGCGGCCTTCGGCACCGCCTGGCACATGCTGGTGTCCCGGGCGCGGATCCGGCCCGGGGAGACGGTGCTGGTGCTGGCGGCCGGCAGCGGCATCGGCACCGCCGCCATCCAGATCGCGCGGCACTTCGGGTGCCGGGTGATCGCCACCGCCAGCAGCGAGGAGAAGCTGGAGAAAGCGCGGGCCCTGGGGGCGGACGTGCTCATCAACTACCGCCAGCAGCCCCGCTTCAGCCTGGCGGTGATGGAGGCCACCGGCGGGCGCGGGGCGGACATCGTCTTCGAGCACGTGGGCTCGGACACCTGGAAGGAGAGCGTGGCCTCCCTGGCCTTCCGAGGACGCCTGGTGTTCTGCGGCTCCACCACCGGCCGCTGGGGCGAGACGGATCTGTGGGGGGTGTTTTATAAAGAGGCGGAGATCCTGGGCTCCTTCGGGGCCACGCGGGCGGATTTCCAGGCGGTGATGGAGCGGGTGGAGCAGGGGATCTTCCAGCCGGTCATCGACCGCGTGTTCCCTCTGGAGGAGGCCGCGCAAGCCCATCGCGACCTGGAGGACCGGCGGGTCTTCGGCAAGGTGGTGCTCCGAATCCCCTGA
- a CDS encoding cupin domain-containing protein: MGEFDPRRPSPFTACERQPVTDAGARGASIRWIIDTRHGAPTYRLRVIELEPGGHTPLHAHWFEHENFVLSGEGEVQIGDQVYPIRAGDVVFVPPHVTHQYRNTGQEPLRFLCGIPAEWVRAARPDVYGEPGKGPPEG, from the coding sequence ATGGGCGAGTTCGACCCCCGACGTCCTTCTCCCTTCACCGCGTGCGAGCGGCAGCCGGTGACCGATGCGGGCGCCCGGGGCGCCTCCATCCGGTGGATCATCGACACCCGACACGGCGCCCCGACCTACCGCCTGCGGGTCATCGAGCTGGAGCCGGGCGGCCACACCCCTCTCCATGCCCACTGGTTCGAGCACGAAAACTTCGTCCTCAGCGGGGAGGGGGAGGTGCAGATCGGCGATCAGGTGTATCCGATTCGGGCTGGGGATGTGGTGTTCGTGCCACCCCACGTAACGCATCAGTACCGCAACACCGGGCAGGAGCCCCTGCGGTTCCTGTGCGGCATCCCCGCCGAATGGGTCCGGGCAGCGCGGCCCGATGTGTATGGGGAGCCCGGGAAGGGGCCGCCCGAGGGCTGA
- the tmk gene encoding dTMP kinase, producing the protein MRGLLITFEGPEGCGKTTMARWLAGVLQEKGLRVLLTREPGGTPVGEAIRELLHAHEQADMTARAEALLFCAARAQLVERVIRPFLMAGGIVISDRYADSTLAYQGYGRGLDLEELRRLNRFATGGLQPDLTFLLDVEVEQGLARRRASGEAWTRLDAMDLAFHQRVREGYLALAAAEPARWVVIDASQPMEAVQAAIRAHLADRLGLRIE; encoded by the coding sequence ATGCGCGGCCTCCTGATCACCTTTGAAGGGCCGGAGGGATGCGGGAAGACCACCATGGCCCGCTGGCTGGCCGGCGTCCTGCAGGAGAAAGGGCTTCGGGTGCTGCTCACCCGGGAGCCCGGCGGGACCCCCGTGGGGGAGGCGATCCGGGAGCTGCTCCACGCCCATGAGCAGGCGGATATGACCGCCCGGGCGGAGGCCTTGCTCTTCTGCGCCGCCCGGGCCCAGCTGGTGGAGCGGGTCATCCGCCCCTTCCTGATGGCGGGAGGCATCGTCATCAGCGATCGCTACGCGGATTCCACCCTGGCCTATCAGGGCTACGGCCGGGGACTGGATCTGGAGGAGCTGCGCCGCCTGAACCGGTTCGCCACCGGCGGCCTGCAGCCGGACCTCACCTTCCTGCTGGACGTAGAGGTGGAACAGGGCCTGGCCCGCCGCCGGGCCTCCGGCGAGGCCTGGACCCGCCTGGACGCCATGGACCTGGCCTTCCATCAACGGGTGCGGGAGGGCTATCTCGCCCTGGCCGCCGCCGAGCCCGCCCGATGGGTGGTGATCGACGCCTCCCAGCCCATGGAGGCGGTGCAGGCGGCGATCCGCGCCCACCTGGCCGACCGCCTGGGCCTCCGCATCGAGTAG
- a CDS encoding phosphatidate cytidylyltransferase produces the protein MLRQRLLVALIAIPLLAALIHQGGWIWAATVALALGLAAWEYTGLIRRIGFSPSPGWVGLMILGFLIDGMFSAASPRLAELTLTLAPPFALVWFWWIRRTEHPLIDWAFTAAGGLYLGWLGRSFVWLRNLPEPYGRGWVVFVLFVTWGADTAAYFVGQRWGRHRLAPRLSPGKTWEGFLGGCIAGLVVGALLGLLIGIGAGPGALLGLLAGSLGTLGDLSISVLKRRAGVKDSGNLFPGHGGVLDRLDSLLWNAMIAYLYAHWIQGF, from the coding sequence GTGCTGCGCCAGCGCCTCCTCGTCGCCCTCATCGCCATCCCCCTGCTCGCGGCCCTCATCCACCAAGGCGGGTGGATCTGGGCGGCGACGGTGGCCCTCGCCCTGGGGCTGGCCGCCTGGGAATACACCGGCCTGATCCGGCGCATCGGCTTCTCCCCCTCCCCGGGCTGGGTCGGGTTGATGATCCTGGGCTTCCTGATAGACGGGATGTTCTCCGCAGCCAGCCCCCGGCTGGCGGAGCTCACCCTGACCCTCGCGCCGCCCTTCGCCCTCGTGTGGTTCTGGTGGATCCGGCGCACAGAGCATCCCCTGATCGACTGGGCCTTCACCGCCGCCGGCGGGCTGTATCTGGGCTGGCTGGGGCGCTCCTTCGTCTGGCTCCGGAACCTCCCGGAGCCCTACGGCCGCGGATGGGTGGTCTTCGTCCTCTTCGTCACCTGGGGGGCCGACACCGCCGCCTACTTCGTCGGCCAGCGGTGGGGGCGACATCGCCTAGCGCCTCGTCTGAGCCCGGGCAAAACCTGGGAGGGGTTCCTCGGCGGCTGTATAGCCGGCCTCGTGGTGGGCGCTCTCCTGGGCCTTCTGATCGGGATCGGAGCCGGGCCCGGCGCCCTCCTCGGCCTGCTGGCCGGCAGCCTGGGGACCCTGGGGGATCTCTCGATCTCGGTCCTGAAGCGCCGGGCCGGGGTGAAAGACTCCGGGAACCTCTTCCCCGGGCACGGGGGCGTGCTGGACCGGCTGGACAGCCTGCTCTGGAATGCGATGATCGCATACCTATATGCTCACTGGATCCAGGGGTTTTAA
- a CDS encoding isoprenyl transferase: MRQQNGQVAEIALKIPTHIAIIMDGNGRWAKARGLPRLAGHRAGTENLRRVIEACADLGVRILTIYAFSTENWRRPPEEVYGLFGLLEQMIDRELDNLDRNGVQIRHLGSLEGVPERLQRKIRMAIERTKGNSRLILCVAFNYGGRQEIVEAVRRIIADGVPPEAVNEELISRYLYTAGLPDPDLIIRTSGEMRLSNFLLWQAAYAEFYVTPVYWPDFDREELLKAIEAYSRRERRFGQISEQLAPPG, from the coding sequence GTGAGGCAGCAGAACGGTCAGGTCGCAGAGATCGCGCTGAAAATCCCCACCCATATCGCCATCATCATGGACGGCAACGGCCGCTGGGCCAAGGCCCGCGGTCTCCCTCGCCTGGCCGGGCATCGGGCCGGCACGGAGAACCTGCGCCGGGTGATCGAGGCCTGCGCCGACCTCGGGGTCCGCATCCTCACCATCTATGCCTTCTCCACCGAGAACTGGCGCCGCCCCCCGGAGGAGGTCTACGGCCTCTTCGGGTTGCTGGAGCAGATGATCGATCGGGAGCTGGACAACCTGGACCGCAATGGGGTGCAGATCCGCCATCTGGGCAGCCTGGAGGGGGTGCCCGAACGGCTCCAGCGGAAGATCCGCATGGCCATCGAGCGGACGAAGGGGAACTCCCGGCTCATCCTCTGCGTCGCCTTCAACTACGGAGGCCGCCAGGAGATCGTGGAGGCCGTCCGCCGCATCATCGCCGACGGCGTCCCCCCGGAGGCGGTCAACGAGGAGCTGATCTCCCGCTACCTGTATACCGCCGGGCTGCCGGATCCGGATCTGATCATCCGCACCAGCGGGGAGATGCGACTGAGCAACTTCCTGCTCTGGCAGGCCGCCTATGCGGAGTTTTACGTAACGCCCGTCTACTGGCCCGACTTCGACCGGGAAGAGCTGCTGAAGGCCATCGAGGCCTACAGCCGCCGGGAGCGTCGGTTCGGACAGATCAGCGAGCAACTGGCTCCCCCCGGATAA
- the frr gene encoding ribosome recycling factor gives MIPKQVFRDAEERMRKAIRVFEDELKGIRTGRASPALVERIPVEYYGTQVPLEQLAIIRAPEPNLLTIQPYDPKALPEIERAILKSDLGLTPSNDGRIIRLVLPRLTEQRRQELVKLVHKRLEETRVAIRNIRRDALEELRARHKNKEMSDDELEEAKEEVQKLTDRYIEEAEKVAQAKEKEIMSF, from the coding sequence ATGATCCCGAAACAGGTCTTCCGCGACGCCGAAGAGCGCATGCGCAAGGCCATTCGGGTGTTCGAGGACGAGCTCAAGGGCATCCGCACGGGGCGCGCTTCCCCCGCCCTGGTGGAGCGGATCCCGGTGGAATACTACGGGACCCAGGTCCCGCTGGAGCAGCTGGCCATCATCCGGGCTCCGGAGCCGAACCTGCTGACCATCCAGCCCTATGACCCGAAGGCCCTGCCGGAGATCGAACGGGCCATCCTCAAGTCCGACCTGGGGCTAACTCCCAGCAACGACGGCCGGATCATCCGACTGGTGCTGCCCCGGCTCACCGAACAGCGCCGTCAGGAGCTGGTGAAGCTGGTGCACAAGCGGCTCGAGGAGACCCGCGTCGCCATCCGCAACATCCGGCGGGATGCCCTGGAGGAGCTGCGGGCCCGCCACAAGAACAAAGAGATGTCTGACGATGAGCTGGAGGAGGCCAAGGAGGAGGTTCAGAAGCTCACCGACCGCTACATCGAGGAGGCGGAGAAGGTCGCCCAGGCCAAAGAGAAGGAGATCATGTCCTTCTGA